A single genomic interval of Bacteroidota bacterium harbors:
- a CDS encoding peptidoglycan synthetase: MRIHFISIGGSIMHNLAIALKLKGHDVSGSDDEIFEPAKTRLKENGILPDKIGWNAGRISKDIDAIILGMHARTDNPELSHAQKLKLNIYSFPEYIYLNAKEKTRIAIAGSHGKTTITSMVMHVMRKCNFDFDYMVGALVKGFDQGLKLTEEAPFIVLEADEYLSSPINMEPKFLWYKPQIVLLSGIAWDHMNVFPSIEVYHEQFRKFIKSLPKNAVVVYYNGDKILSQLVNEFNHIDKIPYQMPSYRIEGNQFVIEVEKSEDVKLELFGSHNVLNTEGAKHICSQIGISNSDFYEAIKDFKGAGKRLETIFENDNFIAFRDFAHAPSKVKATVDGMKDQYPNRTLIGCLELHTFSSLNAEFIPQYKNSMQKADYKFVYINQEAVELKRMKLLTKAEVFDAFGDPDLQVFYDREELVNAVQIHPMLDSVLLMMSSGNFGGLNLDKFAKQMVKK, encoded by the coding sequence ATGAGAATACATTTCATATCAATAGGGGGCAGTATTATGCACAATCTGGCAATTGCTCTCAAACTCAAAGGTCATGATGTTAGCGGCTCGGATGATGAGATTTTTGAACCGGCAAAAACCAGACTGAAAGAAAATGGAATTCTGCCTGATAAAATAGGATGGAATGCTGGTCGAATTAGCAAAGACATTGATGCCATAATACTTGGTATGCATGCCAGAACAGATAATCCAGAACTCAGTCATGCGCAAAAACTAAAACTGAACATCTATTCTTTTCCGGAATACATCTATTTAAATGCAAAAGAAAAAACGAGAATTGCAATAGCCGGAAGTCATGGGAAAACGACCATCACCTCTATGGTTATGCATGTGATGCGTAAATGCAATTTTGATTTTGATTATATGGTTGGCGCTTTGGTGAAAGGGTTTGATCAAGGACTGAAGCTAACAGAAGAAGCACCATTTATTGTTTTGGAAGCGGATGAATATTTAAGTTCACCCATCAATATGGAACCCAAATTTTTATGGTATAAACCCCAAATTGTTTTGTTGAGTGGAATTGCGTGGGATCATATGAATGTTTTTCCTAGCATAGAAGTTTATCATGAACAGTTTAGGAAGTTTATTAAATCGCTACCCAAAAATGCAGTGGTGGTTTATTATAATGGGGATAAAATACTCAGCCAACTTGTTAATGAATTTAATCATATAGATAAGATTCCCTACCAAATGCCATCATATAGAATTGAGGGGAATCAGTTTGTTATTGAGGTTGAGAAAAGTGAAGATGTTAAATTGGAATTATTTGGAAGCCACAATGTGTTGAATACCGAAGGAGCTAAACATATTTGTTCTCAAATAGGTATTTCCAATTCAGATTTTTATGAGGCAATTAAGGATTTTAAAGGAGCTGGTAAACGACTGGAAACCATTTTTGAAAATGATAATTTTATTGCCTTTCGGGATTTTGCACACGCGCCTTCCAAGGTAAAAGCTACCGTTGATGGAATGAAAGATCAGTATCCAAACAGAACATTAATAGGCTGTTTGGAGCTACATACTTTCAGTAGTTTGAATGCTGAATTTATTCCTCAGTACAAAAATAGTATGCAAAAAGCTGATTATAAATTTGTTTATATAAATCAAGAAGCTGTTGAGCTTAAAAGGATGAAATTATTAACGAAAGCTGAAGTTTTTGATGCTTTTGGAGATCCCGACCTTCAGGTATTTTATGATCGGGAGGAATTGGTTAATGCAGTTCAAATTCACCCTATGCTAGATAGTGTTTTGTTGATGATGAGCAGTGGTAATTTTGGTGGTTTGAATTTGGATAAATTTGCAAAACAAATGGTAAAAAAATAG
- a CDS encoding threonylcarbamoyl-AMP synthase: MFLKVYSDSPSPRHLKIILEHLKEGGILIYPTDTVYGIGCDMHNSKAIDKLLQIIGKKPSEANLSIICSNLSNISEYTLPFENRIYKMMRKAFPGPYTFILNANNKVPKIFNTNKKTVGIRVPENNLIREIVEEYGNPIVTSSIKDVDDLIKYPTNPEEIQELYGNKVDLIIDGGPGGQIPSTIIDCTAEDVKVIRMGKGPVDIF; encoded by the coding sequence ATGTTTCTAAAAGTATATTCTGATAGTCCTTCTCCCAGGCACCTTAAAATAATTCTCGAACATTTAAAAGAAGGAGGAATTCTTATCTATCCTACTGATACTGTATATGGTATAGGCTGCGATATGCATAACAGTAAGGCAATTGATAAACTCCTGCAGATTATTGGGAAAAAGCCATCCGAAGCAAATTTGTCCATAATTTGTTCCAATTTGTCTAATATTTCGGAATACACCCTTCCTTTTGAAAATCGAATTTACAAGATGATGCGCAAAGCTTTTCCCGGGCCGTATACTTTCATATTAAATGCGAATAATAAAGTACCTAAAATTTTTAACACCAATAAAAAAACTGTTGGAATTCGAGTTCCTGAAAACAACCTAATTCGGGAAATTGTTGAGGAATATGGTAATCCCATTGTCACCTCATCTATTAAAGATGTAGACGACCTCATTAAGTACCCAACAAACCCTGAAGAAATACAAGAACTTTATGGGAACAAAGTCGATTTGATTATTGATGGCGGACCAGGTGGCCAAATTCCGTCTACCATCATTGATTGTACGGCAGAAGATGTTAAAGTAATACGAATGGGAAAAGGTCCAGTCGATATCTTCTAA
- the sucC gene encoding ADP-forming succinate--CoA ligase subunit beta, which yields MNIHEYQGKGILKKYGVRIPEGILCHTADEAVIAAKRIAEITETTVWAVKAQIHAGGRGKGGGVKIAKSLDEVKNYADNIIGMTLVTHQTGPEGKKVNKMLIEQGIYYPGPEEVQEFYMSILLNRQTKRNTIMYSTEGGMDIEEVADKTPHLIHKEEVDPAVGIQAFQARRVAFNLGLSGTSFKEMVAFTMALYKAYDAIDASLFEINPVFKASDGKIFAADAKVNIDDNALYRHKDIAELRDLNEEDPHEMKASESNLNYVKLDGNVGCMVNGAGLAMATMDMIKLSGGSPANFLDVGGTASAKTVEAGFRIILEDPNVKAILVNIFGGIVRCDRVAQGIVDAYKNIENLNVPIIVRLQGTNAEEGKKLIDESGLKVSSAIHLEEAASLVKELVA from the coding sequence ATGAACATACATGAATATCAAGGGAAAGGAATTTTAAAAAAATATGGTGTTAGAATACCAGAAGGAATACTTTGCCATACTGCAGATGAAGCAGTTATTGCCGCAAAACGAATAGCAGAAATTACCGAAACAACAGTTTGGGCTGTGAAAGCACAAATTCATGCTGGAGGCCGTGGAAAAGGTGGTGGAGTAAAAATTGCAAAATCGCTTGATGAGGTTAAAAATTATGCTGACAACATCATTGGCATGACACTGGTAACACACCAAACAGGTCCTGAGGGGAAAAAAGTTAATAAAATGCTCATTGAGCAAGGAATTTATTATCCTGGTCCTGAAGAAGTTCAAGAATTTTACATGAGTATTTTACTCAATCGCCAAACAAAAAGAAATACCATAATGTACTCCACCGAAGGTGGGATGGATATTGAAGAAGTTGCTGACAAAACTCCTCACCTAATTCACAAGGAAGAAGTTGACCCAGCAGTGGGAATTCAGGCTTTTCAGGCAAGAAGAGTTGCCTTTAACTTAGGTTTATCTGGTACATCATTTAAAGAAATGGTTGCATTTACCATGGCACTCTACAAAGCGTATGACGCTATCGATGCTTCATTATTTGAAATCAACCCTGTTTTCAAAGCATCTGATGGAAAAATATTTGCTGCAGACGCTAAAGTAAATATCGATGACAATGCTTTGTATCGTCATAAAGATATTGCAGAACTGAGAGATTTAAATGAGGAAGATCCTCACGAAATGAAAGCTTCTGAAAGCAATTTAAATTATGTTAAGCTGGATGGTAATGTTGGCTGCATGGTGAACGGTGCAGGACTGGCTATGGCAACCATGGATATGATCAAACTCTCAGGAGGATCTCCAGCAAACTTTCTTGACGTAGGAGGAACAGCTAGTGCCAAAACAGTTGAAGCAGGCTTCAGAATCATTCTTGAAGATCCGAATGTGAAAGCAATTTTGGTTAACATTTTTGGCGGTATTGTGCGCTGCGATCGGGTTGCTCAAGGTATTGTTGATGCCTATAAGAATATTGAAAACCTCAATGTTCCCATCATTGTCAGACTTCAAGGAACCAATGCAGAAGAAGGTAAAAAATTAATTGATGAAAGCGGATTGAAAGTCTCTTCGGCAATTCATCTGGAAGAAGCAGCCAGTCTGGTTAAAGAGCTAGTTGCCTAA
- a CDS encoding PQQ-binding-like beta-propeller repeat protein — protein MIKKSILLASILSFLLLGTAFKASTPGQDWKFYFGKNYLTVAVVLNNGVAFVGGEEGVLYALDSKRGTANWQFKAEGAIAQPPLFDNDLLYFCTKSGNVYCLNALNGKLIWVININSKLVCTPILAGDMLCIYSRNEVIGLDKANGLDMWKTQLKVSDNPQMATDDHNIYFADDMKAYSLNSLDGKINWDYDLNTYGVSDVLLAKNKLIFINAGKVFALDKETAKKKWIFELDTKSKVRFQNKPNFLNDLVYVSYANELIALSIDDGEKQWVFKTKLEEELYAPIVRDNTIWLSSRGKTIFNISADKGRKLENYTIDIIQESPVRYENKSIFFTSEDGHAIAYRLI, from the coding sequence ATGATTAAGAAGTCAATATTATTAGCAAGTATTTTATCATTCCTTCTTTTAGGAACAGCTTTCAAAGCATCCACACCTGGTCAAGATTGGAAATTCTATTTTGGAAAAAATTACTTAACAGTAGCTGTGGTTTTGAATAATGGTGTTGCCTTTGTTGGAGGTGAAGAAGGTGTACTATACGCTCTGGACAGTAAAAGAGGAACAGCAAATTGGCAATTCAAAGCTGAGGGAGCCATTGCCCAACCACCTCTTTTTGATAACGATCTCTTATACTTTTGTACAAAATCAGGAAATGTTTATTGTTTGAATGCACTTAATGGGAAATTAATTTGGGTTATAAATATTAACAGCAAATTAGTTTGCACACCTATTCTTGCAGGAGATATGCTCTGTATATATAGCAGAAATGAAGTAATTGGATTGGACAAAGCAAATGGCTTAGATATGTGGAAGACCCAGCTAAAGGTTTCTGACAACCCTCAAATGGCAACTGATGACCACAATATATACTTTGCAGATGATATGAAAGCTTATTCATTGAATTCACTGGATGGCAAAATCAATTGGGATTATGATTTGAATACTTATGGTGTTTCAGATGTATTGCTTGCCAAAAATAAATTGATTTTCATCAACGCAGGAAAAGTGTTTGCTTTAGACAAAGAAACTGCGAAGAAAAAATGGATTTTCGAATTGGATACAAAATCGAAAGTTCGCTTTCAGAACAAGCCCAATTTCCTGAATGATCTGGTTTATGTCTCTTATGCAAATGAGTTAATTGCCCTTTCCATTGATGATGGAGAAAAACAATGGGTTTTTAAAACCAAATTAGAGGAAGAGCTCTATGCTCCTATTGTTCGTGATAATACTATCTGGCTTTCTTCAAGAGGAAAGACAATATTTAATATTTCTGCAGATAAAGGAAGAAAACTTGAAAACTACACGATTGACATCATCCAAGAATCTCCAGTTCGCTATGAAAACAAAAGTATTTTCTTTACTTCTGAGGATGGCCATGCCATTGCTTATCGACTTATTTAA